A genomic region of Lachnoclostridium edouardi contains the following coding sequences:
- a CDS encoding putative polysaccharide biosynthesis protein, with amino-acid sequence MEKNRTKTRSKTTNFVVQGSILAIAGILVRLIGMVYRIPLINIIGQEGNGYYTSAFSVYSILLIISSYSLPVAVSKMVAARLAREQYRNSLRILKLALIYATVVGGLGAAVLWFGAETFALALKKPFCKYALETLAPTIWIMAYLGVLRGYFQGKGTMVPTAFSQILEQIINAVISVFAAYHLFAKGVIANAVHDETAYSYAYGAAGGTIGTGAGALAAFLFFLLLTLSQRKRMRRRAARDKSGKIESYGKLTTALTFTILPIVLSSTIYNISSVVDDYLFSDGMAKMGVATVTIVSLWGIFGQYHLLFNIPVAISNALSSSLIPSLSRAVAARDRKQVKARVALAIRFSMIIAIPSTVGMTILAGPVNNLLFAGTENTTLIKLTMAGSLAVLFFSLSTVTNAILQGINHMNIPLRNAFISLIIHVAALHVMLRTFNFGIYSVVFANIIFAFIMCILNALAIRRYLRYRQELKKTFILPTVASAFMGATAYGVYRLTFTLIHKNSVSAILAIIAAVFVYGVLLIRLRCIEQEELKSMPMGGKIIRVSKKLHLL; translated from the coding sequence ATGGAAAAGAATAGAACAAAAACCAGAAGTAAAACCACAAATTTTGTAGTGCAGGGAAGTATTTTAGCCATTGCCGGCATCCTGGTCCGCCTTATTGGCATGGTGTACAGAATCCCTCTGATTAATATTATCGGCCAGGAGGGAAACGGATATTATACCTCTGCCTTCAGCGTGTATTCTATTTTACTTATTATATCCTCCTACAGCCTGCCTGTGGCAGTGTCTAAAATGGTAGCTGCCAGGCTGGCCAGGGAGCAGTACAGAAATTCCCTTAGAATTCTAAAATTGGCTTTGATTTACGCCACTGTTGTGGGAGGGCTGGGAGCCGCAGTTTTGTGGTTCGGGGCAGAAACCTTTGCTTTGGCCCTTAAAAAGCCATTTTGTAAATATGCTTTAGAAACTTTAGCTCCTACTATCTGGATTATGGCTTATTTAGGAGTTTTAAGAGGCTATTTTCAGGGAAAGGGCACTATGGTTCCCACAGCCTTTTCCCAGATTTTAGAGCAGATTATTAATGCGGTAATCAGTGTATTTGCCGCCTATCATTTATTTGCAAAGGGCGTGATCGCCAACGCTGTACATGACGAGACCGCCTATTCTTATGCCTACGGCGCTGCAGGCGGCACTATTGGAACAGGAGCAGGGGCTTTGGCCGCCTTTCTGTTTTTCCTGCTTCTGACCTTGTCCCAGAGAAAAAGGATGAGGCGGCGGGCTGCCAGAGATAAGTCTGGGAAAATCGAATCTTACGGTAAGCTTACTACAGCGCTGACCTTTACCATTCTGCCTATTGTGCTCAGCAGTACTATCTACAATATTAGTTCTGTAGTGGATGATTATTTGTTCAGCGACGGTATGGCTAAAATGGGCGTGGCCACAGTAACTATTGTCTCCTTGTGGGGAATTTTCGGGCAGTACCACCTGCTGTTTAACATTCCTGTAGCTATTTCCAATGCGCTGTCATCTTCTCTGATTCCGTCCCTGTCCAGAGCAGTCGCTGCCAGAGACAGGAAACAGGTAAAGGCCAGAGTTGCTTTGGCTATACGTTTTTCCATGATTATCGCCATCCCTTCTACAGTGGGAATGACAATACTGGCAGGACCGGTAAACAACCTTTTGTTTGCAGGCACTGAAAATACTACCTTAATTAAGCTGACTATGGCCGGTTCCCTGGCTGTGCTGTTTTTCTCCCTGTCTACAGTGACAAACGCCATTCTCCAGGGCATCAACCACATGAATATTCCCCTGAGAAATGCATTCATCTCATTGATTATTCATGTAGCGGCTTTGCATGTTATGCTGCGCACATTTAATTTTGGTATTTACAGCGTAGTATTTGCAAATATTATATTTGCTTTTATTATGTGCATTTTAAATGCCTTAGCAATACGCAGATATTTAAGATACAGACAGGAGCTGAAAAAAACTTTTATTCTGCCTACAGTGGCGTCAGCCTTTATGGGGGCCACGGCCTACGGCGTATACCGCCTTACATTTACTTTGATTCACAAAAATTCTGTCAGCGCTATCCTTGCCATTATAGCGGCGGTATTCGTGTACGGAGTGCTGCTTATACGCCTTAGATGTATTGAACAGGAGGAGCTGAAAAGTATGCCTATGGGCGGAAAAATTATCAGAGTGTCCAAAAAACTGCATTTACTGTAA
- a CDS encoding DUF3048 C-terminal domain-containing protein, whose translation MPGYKMNNPWFEYHEDDGLYYRYQYGKLHEDSQGPLAVKNIIIQYCQSGYYATTPYLNINVHTDEWGYYISEGKAIPIHWSKDGEYGVTHYYDTQGQEIFLNPGKTWVCVISTKDTARTEIHGKE comes from the coding sequence GTGCCCGGATATAAAATGAACAACCCCTGGTTTGAATACCATGAGGACGACGGCTTATATTACAGGTATCAGTACGGAAAGCTCCACGAGGACAGTCAGGGACCTTTGGCTGTAAAAAATATTATTATTCAGTACTGTCAAAGCGGCTACTATGCCACGACCCCTTACTTAAATATTAATGTTCATACAGACGAGTGGGGCTATTATATCAGTGAGGGAAAGGCGATTCCTATTCACTGGTCTAAAGACGGAGAGTATGGAGTGACTCATTACTATGACACTCAGGGACAGGAGATTTTTCTGAATCCTGGTAAAACCTGGGTCTGCGTCATATCAACAAAAGACACAGCAAGGACAGAAATTCATGGAAAAGAATAG
- a CDS encoding DUF3048 domain-containing protein gives MKWCLKGFAVICLLILLPGCGKKEIPAVLTEPSAVETSPQKPVEVTAAEEPETRPEENPLEPLERQEINGQIQSYLTGEMVPVSQGNRRPIAVMISNDKESLPNYGLSQAGVVYEAPVEGDMNRYMALIENYDSLDRIGSVRSVRTYYIFFAREFDAICVHYGQSTFAKPYLQYIDDINGMEGVGGAAFYRSSDRKAPHNAYTSFEKIQTAISAYGFRQSYDSEYK, from the coding sequence ATGAAATGGTGCCTAAAAGGATTTGCTGTTATCTGTTTGTTGATTTTGCTGCCGGGATGCGGAAAAAAAGAAATTCCGGCAGTATTAACAGAGCCGTCTGCTGTGGAGACAAGTCCCCAGAAGCCGGTGGAAGTGACAGCGGCAGAGGAGCCGGAAACCCGGCCTGAAGAAAATCCTTTAGAGCCCTTAGAACGCCAGGAGATTAACGGGCAGATTCAAAGCTATTTAACAGGAGAAATGGTGCCTGTTTCCCAGGGCAACCGCCGTCCTATTGCAGTGATGATCAGCAATGACAAGGAGTCTCTGCCTAATTACGGATTAAGCCAGGCCGGCGTTGTTTATGAAGCTCCTGTGGAGGGGGACATGAACCGATATATGGCTCTCATTGAAAACTATGACAGCTTAGACAGAATCGGTTCTGTGAGAAGTGTGAGAACCTACTACATTTTTTTTGCCAGGGAGTTTGACGCCATATGTGTTCACTACGGCCAAAGCACCTTTGCAAAGCCTTATCTCCAGTATATAGATGATATTAATGGTATGGAGGGAGTTGGCGGGGCCGCATTTTACCGCAGCTCTGACAGAAAAGCGCCTCACAATGCCTATACCAGTTTTGAGAAAATCCAGACAGCCATATCTGCCTATGGCTTCCGTCAGTCCTATGACTCTGAGTATAAGTGA
- the ybeY gene encoding rRNA maturation RNase YbeY, with product MTINIEYEGEEKLNIPYEQIINEVIEEALDYESCPYEAEVNVILTDNESIRQINLEYRQIDNPTDVLSFPMVDYTTPSDFDHVEEQAEDYFNPETGELMLGDIVVSIDKVKEQAEKYCHSQERELAFLVAHSMLHLCGYDHMEDGQREEMERKQEEILERRGYRR from the coding sequence ATGACTATTAATATTGAATACGAAGGAGAAGAGAAGCTGAATATTCCATATGAGCAGATTATTAATGAAGTGATTGAAGAAGCTTTGGATTATGAAAGCTGTCCTTATGAGGCGGAGGTTAACGTGATTCTCACTGACAACGAAAGCATCCGTCAGATTAATCTGGAATACCGCCAGATAGACAACCCTACGGACGTTCTGTCTTTTCCTATGGTAGATTATACCACCCCCTCTGATTTTGACCATGTAGAGGAGCAGGCGGAGGATTATTTTAATCCTGAAACAGGTGAATTAATGTTGGGAGATATTGTGGTTTCCATAGATAAGGTAAAGGAACAGGCGGAAAAATACTGCCATTCTCAGGAAAGAGAGCTGGCATTTTTAGTTGCCCACAGTATGCTTCATCTTTGCGGCTACGATCACATGGAAGATGGCCAGCGGGAAGAAATGGAAAGGAAGCAGGAAGAAATTCTGGAAAGAAGGGGTTACAGAAGATGA
- a CDS encoding PhoH family protein: protein MSVVETMIDIPAEHERNVCGQFDSYLKKIERTLHVTMIARDGALKIIGPEDTIQKAKSVFSNLIELSKRGNTITEQNVDYALSLSFTEKDSQILEIDKDIICRTINGKPVKPKTMGQKHYVDTIRKKMIVFGVGPAGTGKTYLAMAMAIQAFKNGDVNRIILTRPAIEAGEKLGFLPGDLQSKIDPYLRPLYDALYQIMGAESFLHNSEKGLIEVAPLAYMRGRTLDSAYIILDEAQNTTPAQMKMFLTRIGFGSKVIVTGDQTQKDLPAGAVSGLDMAMKILHKIDDIGFCQLTNSDVVRHPLVQKIVQAYDDYEAKANKSSVRPKRRREK from the coding sequence ATGAGCGTAGTGGAAACAATGATTGATATTCCTGCAGAACATGAAAGAAATGTGTGCGGGCAGTTTGACAGCTATCTGAAAAAGATAGAACGGACTCTTCATGTGACTATGATTGCCAGAGACGGCGCTCTCAAAATTATAGGACCGGAAGATACTATACAAAAAGCAAAAAGCGTATTCAGCAATCTGATTGAGCTTTCCAAACGGGGCAATACTATTACAGAACAAAATGTAGACTATGCATTGTCCCTGTCCTTTACGGAAAAAGACAGTCAGATTTTGGAAATTGACAAAGACATTATATGCCGTACCATTAACGGCAAGCCTGTAAAGCCTAAAACTATGGGACAAAAGCATTATGTAGATACCATCCGGAAAAAAATGATTGTTTTCGGCGTGGGACCGGCGGGTACAGGAAAAACCTATCTGGCCATGGCTATGGCAATTCAGGCTTTTAAAAACGGAGATGTAAACAGAATTATTCTCACCAGGCCTGCCATTGAGGCGGGAGAGAAGCTGGGCTTTCTGCCAGGAGATCTGCAAAGTAAAATAGACCCTTATTTAAGACCGCTCTATGACGCCCTATATCAGATCATGGGGGCAGAAAGCTTTCTCCACAACTCTGAAAAGGGACTGATCGAGGTAGCTCCTTTGGCTTATATGAGAGGGCGTACCTTAGACAGCGCATACATTATTTTGGATGAAGCGCAAAATACTACTCCTGCACAGATGAAAATGTTCCTTACCAGAATTGGTTTTGGCTCCAAGGTAATTGTCACCGGAGACCAAACACAAAAGGATCTGCCTGCAGGGGCTGTGTCAGGACTGGATATGGCCATGAAAATCCTTCATAAAATTGACGATATAGGATTTTGCCAGTTGACGAACAGCGACGTGGTCCGCCATCCTCTTGTTCAAAAAATTGTACAGGCCTATGACGATTATGAGGCTAAGGCCAATAAAAGCAGTGTGCGTCCTAAGCGCAGACGGGAGAAATAA
- a CDS encoding sporulation protein YqfD produces MVKLKHYLNGYLKLHLTGFSPERFFNMCRKHNIEVWNLECREDGYECAMTVDGFLNCKPLVKKSEVKVRIQKKLGLPFFLYRNRRRKLYFLGVFSFFLILYMMSLFIWNITLSGNYRYTSDTLIKFMNEEGIRCGMKKSQMDCDYLESAIRTEFPEITWVSAQVSGTRLLVKIKENDVLSSIPIKDQSPCDLVAEKSGVITKIIVRSGKALVKPGDQVEEGQVLVQGLIPITDDSEQVVAENPVHADADIFAATEYKTVRTFSGWNVLEMDTGRKRHGFFLQFVQFAFHFLPPKSQESKWKFTMEEHQLTLFENFYLPVYWGMIHGKEYNTYERPYTEEEKNDLKDKINIQFLENLREKGVQITENNVKIQENGLEFTITAWAAGEESIGAARPFIPINDTEEINKTDERSGNND; encoded by the coding sequence GTGGTAAAATTAAAACATTATTTAAACGGATATCTGAAGCTTCATTTAACAGGATTTTCACCAGAACGTTTTTTTAATATGTGCCGGAAACACAACATTGAGGTGTGGAACCTGGAATGCCGTGAAGATGGCTATGAATGCGCCATGACAGTAGACGGCTTTTTAAACTGTAAGCCTCTTGTAAAAAAATCAGAGGTAAAAGTCAGGATACAAAAAAAATTGGGCCTGCCTTTTTTTTTATACAGGAATAGACGGCGTAAGCTGTACTTTTTAGGAGTATTTTCATTTTTTCTCATACTTTATATGATGTCCCTTTTTATTTGGAACATCACCCTTTCCGGGAATTACAGATATACCTCGGATACTTTAATAAAATTTATGAATGAAGAAGGAATCCGCTGCGGCATGAAAAAATCTCAGATGGACTGCGATTATCTGGAAAGCGCAATCAGAACTGAATTTCCTGAAATCACCTGGGTTTCCGCTCAGGTATCAGGAACCAGACTGTTGGTTAAAATAAAGGAAAACGACGTGCTTTCCTCTATCCCAATCAAAGACCAGTCTCCCTGCGATTTGGTGGCTGAAAAAAGCGGTGTAATAACTAAAATAATTGTGCGCTCTGGCAAAGCCTTAGTAAAGCCTGGAGACCAGGTAGAAGAAGGCCAGGTATTAGTCCAGGGCCTTATTCCAATTACAGATGACAGTGAACAAGTAGTAGCAGAAAATCCGGTTCATGCCGACGCAGATATTTTTGCCGCCACAGAATATAAAACAGTACGCACATTTTCAGGCTGGAACGTGCTGGAAATGGACACAGGAAGGAAACGGCACGGCTTTTTCCTTCAATTTGTTCAATTTGCATTTCATTTTCTCCCTCCTAAAAGTCAGGAATCTAAGTGGAAATTTACTATGGAGGAGCATCAGCTGACCTTATTTGAAAATTTTTACTTGCCTGTATATTGGGGGATGATTCACGGAAAAGAATACAATACTTATGAAAGACCCTATACAGAAGAAGAAAAAAATGATTTAAAGGACAAAATCAATATACAGTTCCTGGAAAATTTACGTGAAAAAGGGGTGCAGATTACTGAAAATAATGTTAAAATACAAGAGAACGGCCTGGAGTTTACAATAACTGCCTGGGCGGCAGGAGAAGAATCTATCGGCGCTGCCAGACCATTTATACCGATTAACGACACAGAGGAGATTAACAAAACAGATGAGCGTAGTGGAAACAATGATTGA
- a CDS encoding YabP/YqfC family sporulation protein, with amino-acid sequence MGDKLKTAAVSAMKLPRDVCLGEPLISLEGRRAVLVENYRKILFYSEGQVKIQSKTGIISICGKKLKIEYYDDEEMKISGCISSVQLDGN; translated from the coding sequence ATGGGAGATAAATTAAAAACAGCCGCTGTCTCAGCTATGAAGCTTCCAAGAGACGTATGCTTAGGAGAGCCTTTAATTTCTCTGGAAGGCAGAAGAGCAGTGCTGGTAGAAAATTATAGAAAGATTTTATTTTACAGTGAAGGTCAGGTAAAAATTCAGTCTAAAACAGGTATTATTTCTATTTGCGGTAAAAAACTAAAAATTGAATATTATGATGATGAAGAAATGAAGATTTCCGGCTGCATCTCTTCTGTCCAGCTGGACGGAAATTAA
- the rpsU gene encoding 30S ribosomal protein S21 yields MSNVIVKDNESLDSALRRFKRNCAKAGIQQEIRKREHYEKPSVRRKKKSEAARKRKFN; encoded by the coding sequence ATGTCAAACGTAATTGTAAAAGATAACGAAAGTTTGGACAGCGCTTTACGCAGATTCAAAAGAAACTGTGCTAAGGCTGGGATTCAGCAGGAAATCCGTAAGAGAGAACATTACGAGAAGCCAAGCGTAAGACGTAAGAAAAAGTCTGAAGCTGCAAGAAAACGTAAATTCAATTAA
- the alaS gene encoding alanine--tRNA ligase — MFLEFFESKGHLALPSFSLVPHNDNSLLLINSGMAPLKPYFTGQEIPPRRRVTTCQKCIRTGDIENIGKTARHGTFFEMLGNFSFGDYFKTEAIHWSWEFLTQVVGLDPERLYPSVYLDDDQAFEIWNKEIGVPAEKIFRFGKEDNFWEHGAGPCGPCSEIYYDRGEKYGCGKPDCTVGCECDRFIEVWNNVFTQFNNDGKGNYTELEQKNIDTGMGLERLAVVVQDVDSLFTVDTNKALLDAVCHLADTKYQTDDKKDISLRIVTDHIKSCTFMISDGIMPSNEGRGYVLRRLLRRAARHGRILGIKGLFLADLSKIVINLSKDGYPELEEKQAMILKVLTEEEEKFNRTIDQGLAILAEMEEDMRSKNETVLSGENTFKLYDTYGFPVDLTKEILEEKSFSIDEEGFKECMNQQKQKARAARKTTNYMGADVTVYQSIDPELTTEFVGYDHLIHDSKITVLTTETEITEALTDGQAGTILVEETPFYATMGGQQGDKGLIVSANGQFQVEDTIKLQGGKVGHVGKMVKGMLQTGETVTLKVCQTTRQATGKNHSATHLLQKALRIVLGEHVEQAGSYVDADRLRFDFTHFSAMTPEEISQVEHIVNEEIRASLPVETQIMTLDEAKKTGAMALFGEKYGDTVRVVKMGDFSVELCGGTHVSNTSTISAFKILSESGIAAGVRRIEALTADGLMKHYQEAEKELHQAAAAAKTTPAELKKKVEVMLEEIKALQSENEKLKSKMAKDSLGDVMNQVQEVNGVKVLAAKVDGVDMNGLRNLGDQLKDKLEEGVILLASVQDGKVSLMATATDGAQKQGAHAGNLIKAVAGLVGGGGGGRPNMAQAGGKNPAGVEEALKKAVQVISEQVK; from the coding sequence ATGTTCCTGGAATTTTTTGAGAGCAAAGGACATCTGGCCCTTCCAAGCTTTTCCCTGGTTCCGCATAACGACAACAGTTTATTATTAATCAATTCAGGTATGGCGCCTTTAAAGCCTTATTTTACAGGACAGGAGATTCCGCCTAGAAGACGCGTCACCACCTGCCAGAAATGTATCCGTACAGGAGATATAGAAAATATTGGGAAAACAGCCCGTCACGGCACATTTTTTGAGATGCTGGGCAACTTCTCCTTTGGAGACTATTTTAAAACAGAAGCGATTCACTGGTCCTGGGAATTTCTTACACAGGTAGTTGGACTGGATCCGGAGCGTTTATATCCTTCTGTATATTTAGACGACGATCAGGCATTTGAGATTTGGAATAAAGAAATCGGCGTGCCAGCTGAGAAAATCTTCCGTTTTGGAAAAGAAGATAACTTCTGGGAGCACGGCGCAGGCCCCTGCGGACCTTGTTCAGAGATTTATTACGACAGAGGAGAAAAATATGGCTGCGGAAAGCCTGATTGTACAGTAGGCTGTGAATGCGACAGATTTATTGAAGTTTGGAACAACGTATTTACACAGTTTAACAACGACGGAAAAGGCAATTACACAGAGCTGGAACAGAAAAATATTGATACAGGCATGGGCCTGGAGCGTTTGGCTGTTGTAGTTCAGGATGTAGACTCCTTATTTACAGTTGACACCAATAAGGCTCTTTTAGACGCTGTATGCCATTTAGCTGACACGAAATATCAGACAGATGACAAAAAAGATATTTCTTTAAGAATTGTAACAGACCATATTAAATCATGTACCTTTATGATTTCTGACGGAATTATGCCAAGTAACGAAGGCAGAGGCTATGTGCTGAGAAGACTTCTCCGCCGCGCTGCCCGCCATGGCAGAATTTTAGGCATCAAAGGATTATTCCTGGCTGATTTAAGCAAGATTGTTATAAATCTTTCCAAGGACGGCTATCCGGAGCTGGAAGAAAAACAGGCTATGATTCTGAAAGTGCTAACAGAGGAAGAAGAGAAGTTTAACCGCACAATCGACCAGGGACTTGCTATTTTAGCTGAGATGGAAGAGGATATGCGCTCTAAAAATGAAACCGTTCTCTCTGGAGAAAATACATTTAAGCTGTATGACACCTACGGTTTCCCTGTGGATCTGACAAAAGAGATTCTGGAAGAAAAATCTTTCTCTATTGACGAGGAAGGTTTTAAAGAATGTATGAATCAGCAAAAGCAGAAAGCCAGAGCTGCCAGAAAAACTACAAATTATATGGGCGCTGACGTAACTGTATATCAGTCTATTGATCCAGAGCTGACTACAGAATTCGTAGGCTATGACCATTTAATTCACGATTCCAAAATAACAGTTCTGACTACAGAGACAGAGATTACAGAAGCTTTAACAGACGGACAGGCCGGCACAATTTTAGTGGAGGAAACTCCATTTTACGCCACAATGGGCGGACAGCAGGGAGATAAAGGCCTGATTGTCAGCGCTAACGGCCAGTTCCAGGTAGAGGATACCATTAAATTACAGGGCGGCAAGGTAGGCCATGTAGGAAAAATGGTAAAGGGAATGCTGCAGACAGGCGAAACCGTTACATTAAAGGTATGTCAGACAACTCGCCAGGCTACAGGCAAAAACCACAGTGCCACTCACCTGCTTCAGAAGGCTCTCCGCATAGTTTTAGGAGAACATGTAGAGCAGGCCGGTTCCTATGTGGACGCTGACAGACTTCGCTTTGACTTTACACATTTTTCAGCTATGACGCCTGAGGAAATCAGTCAGGTGGAACATATTGTAAATGAGGAAATCCGCGCTTCCCTGCCTGTGGAAACTCAGATTATGACTTTAGATGAAGCTAAGAAAACAGGAGCTATGGCTTTATTTGGAGAAAAATATGGAGATACTGTCCGTGTAGTAAAAATGGGAGATTTCTCAGTAGAGCTTTGCGGCGGTACTCATGTATCTAATACAAGTACTATTTCTGCATTTAAAATTCTTTCTGAGTCAGGAATTGCAGCCGGCGTAAGAAGAATCGAGGCCTTAACAGCCGACGGATTAATGAAACACTACCAGGAGGCTGAAAAAGAGCTTCACCAGGCGGCGGCGGCAGCCAAAACAACTCCTGCAGAGTTGAAAAAGAAAGTAGAGGTTATGTTGGAGGAGATCAAGGCCCTTCAGTCTGAAAATGAAAAGCTGAAAAGCAAAATGGCCAAGGATTCTCTGGGAGACGTTATGAACCAGGTACAGGAAGTAAACGGAGTAAAGGTTCTGGCAGCCAAAGTAGACGGCGTGGATATGAACGGTTTAAGAAACCTGGGAGATCAGTTAAAGGACAAGCTGGAGGAAGGCGTAATCCTTTTGGCTTCTGTACAGGACGGAAAAGTAAGCCTTATGGCTACAGCCACAGACGGAGCGCAGAAACAGGGCGCCCATGCAGGCAATTTAATTAAAGCAGTTGCCGGTCTTGTAGGAGGAGGAGGCGGCGGCCGGCCTAATATGGCTCAGGCCGGCGGAAAGAATCCTGCAGGAGTAGAAGAGGCTTTAAAGAAGGCAGTGCAGGTTATATCTGAACAAGTAAAATAA
- a CDS encoding IS1634 family transposase has translation MAYFLKKTTLKGRTYLAIYDSFYNQEKKGAAHKCYKSLGSVETLKKNGMEDPISFYQQEVALLNQQRKEEGVRKISDISPTLYLGYFPLKAILEKLKIQKYVNYFHLTYDFQFDLYELISTLVYARGVCPCSKNRTFHDVLPNLYHSSHYSYDQLLDGLAFLGENYEKFIEIFTVQTAAVYGLDTSNSYFDCTNFYFEIDREDDFRKKGPSKENKKEPIIGLGLLLDRNQIPVGMKMYPGNESEKPILRDVIDGLKNRNNIMGKTIHVADKGLNCAQNIAFSKQNGDGYLFSKSVKTLPSTEKTWVLLEQDYKDVKDKSGKLLYRYKSCIDTFPYSIEYNGKKQTIMLTEKRLVTYNPSLAAKKRYEINRLVEKAKALTLSQAKRNDFGEAGKYVDFTDKTGNKAKTRINQAAIDKDLELAGYNLLVTSETQMTDQDIYCTYHNLWRIEESFKIMKSDLDARPVFLQKENTIKGHFLICYLTVLLERIFQFKILDEKYSTSDIFRFIKDFRVTKGEHKYINTTRDCTFINDLADKFHLPLTNYFLSETQINTIFNYKL, from the coding sequence ATGGCATATTTTTTAAAAAAGACAACTTTAAAAGGCAGAACTTATCTTGCGATTTATGACAGTTTTTATAATCAGGAAAAAAAGGGGGCAGCTCACAAATGCTACAAATCCCTTGGCTCTGTAGAAACACTGAAAAAGAACGGCATGGAAGATCCAATCTCTTTTTACCAACAAGAAGTAGCTCTCTTAAACCAGCAACGAAAAGAAGAAGGTGTCCGCAAAATTTCTGACATTTCTCCAACTCTTTATCTTGGATACTTTCCACTGAAAGCAATCCTTGAGAAATTAAAAATCCAAAAGTATGTGAATTATTTTCATCTTACATATGATTTTCAGTTCGATCTTTATGAATTGATTTCTACATTAGTCTACGCAAGAGGTGTATGCCCATGCAGTAAAAACAGGACATTCCACGATGTGCTTCCCAATCTGTACCATTCGTCGCATTATTCCTATGATCAGCTTCTTGATGGTCTTGCCTTTTTGGGAGAAAACTATGAAAAGTTTATCGAGATCTTTACTGTACAAACTGCGGCTGTTTATGGACTGGATACTTCAAACTCTTACTTTGATTGTACGAATTTCTATTTTGAAATAGACAGGGAGGATGATTTCAGAAAAAAAGGACCGAGCAAAGAAAACAAAAAGGAACCCATCATCGGTCTTGGGCTCCTTTTGGATCGGAACCAGATTCCGGTCGGTATGAAGATGTATCCGGGAAATGAGTCAGAAAAACCCATTCTACGTGATGTGATTGATGGACTTAAAAATAGGAACAATATCATGGGAAAAACCATCCATGTCGCAGACAAAGGACTTAATTGTGCACAAAACATTGCGTTTTCAAAACAGAATGGAGATGGTTATCTGTTTTCAAAATCTGTAAAAACCTTGCCTTCGACAGAAAAAACCTGGGTATTATTAGAACAGGATTACAAAGATGTCAAAGATAAAAGCGGAAAACTTTTATACCGCTATAAAAGCTGTATTGATACTTTTCCTTATTCCATAGAGTATAACGGAAAAAAACAGACCATTATGCTTACAGAGAAACGCCTGGTTACCTACAATCCTTCCCTTGCTGCAAAAAAAAGATATGAAATAAACCGCCTTGTAGAAAAAGCAAAAGCACTTACCCTGTCACAAGCCAAAAGGAATGACTTTGGAGAAGCAGGAAAATATGTGGATTTCACAGATAAAACAGGAAATAAAGCAAAAACAAGGATTAATCAGGCTGCCATCGATAAGGACCTCGAACTTGCCGGATACAATCTTCTGGTCACATCCGAAACCCAGATGACAGATCAGGATATTTACTGTACTTACCATAATCTGTGGAGAATTGAAGAATCCTTTAAGATTATGAAATCAGACCTGGATGCACGGCCGGTATTTCTTCAAAAAGAAAATACGATTAAAGGCCACTTTTTGATTTGCTATTTAACAGTTCTCTTAGAGAGGATTTTTCAATTTAAGATACTGGATGAAAAATATTCAACTTCAGATATATTTAGATTCATTAAAGATTTCAGGGTAACAAAAGGCGAACATAAATATATAAACACCACAAGGGATTGTACTTTTATAAATGACCTAGCTGATAAATTTCATCTTCCTTTAACGAATTACTTTCTATCTGAAACTCAAATAAACACCATTTTTAATTATAAACTATAA